Proteins from a single region of Dyadobacter fanqingshengii:
- a CDS encoding Fic family protein gives MKSQGLTRLTVNFQEMATPEPGYLAGYAAIISGYNLKVPIPEVLAIISLKHVRYETKHWRVLTTRHTPPDTLLGHLTFAMKYEGIELGVLKALFQTVPAADITREVLKEPNGQYSRKIWFLYEWLMDHKLEIPDLTISNYVDLVDDTLQFPTSNAENSKRHRIRNNLPGVRDFCPMLRRTTLLTRFIGLDLSKMAKGIVSKTNPTVKARLATLLPFQEAKASYDIEKGVEQSTRADRWARVLRHSGEFSISNQELLRLQEKLIENPRFIKLGFREKEGFVGEQDIRHGTLLLTHLPAKAQDIDLLMNGLIETARRLEGDEAFDAVLATAIVSFGFVFIHPFSDGNGRIHRYLLHNLLSRKGFVPKGITFPISATILDKALEYQEILQHFSYPRISIIDWKPTSNHHFNIDSETIDLYRYFDATSYAEFLYGCVDETLNVKFPKEVDYLDKYDRMKQFLDDYFEMPDQLVGTLIRLLDQGQGKLGGHANKTDLGKLTKEEVQTIELKYAEIFGD, from the coding sequence ATGAAAAGTCAAGGGTTAACCCGATTAACGGTAAATTTTCAAGAAATGGCTACGCCGGAGCCTGGGTATCTCGCTGGATATGCGGCGATCATAAGCGGATACAACCTTAAAGTACCTATTCCTGAGGTTCTGGCTATCATTAGCTTGAAGCATGTGAGATATGAAACAAAACATTGGCGGGTATTAACTACGAGGCACACACCACCAGATACATTATTGGGGCATTTAACATTTGCCATGAAATACGAGGGGATTGAGCTGGGTGTCCTAAAGGCTCTTTTTCAAACTGTACCAGCAGCAGATATCACTCGTGAAGTGTTAAAGGAACCTAATGGGCAGTATAGTAGGAAAATATGGTTTCTATACGAATGGCTGATGGATCACAAGCTTGAAATTCCTGATCTCACCATTAGTAATTATGTTGATCTGGTCGATGATACTTTGCAATTTCCAACGAGCAATGCTGAAAATTCGAAGCGGCATAGAATTCGGAATAACCTACCCGGTGTAAGGGACTTCTGTCCCATGTTACGGAGGACAACGTTACTAACGCGCTTTATTGGCTTAGATCTTTCGAAAATGGCCAAAGGCATAGTTTCGAAAACAAATCCGACTGTAAAGGCACGATTAGCAACATTGCTGCCCTTTCAAGAAGCTAAAGCATCCTATGATATTGAAAAGGGCGTAGAACAAAGTACACGTGCGGATCGTTGGGCGCGGGTATTAAGACATTCGGGTGAATTTTCAATTTCAAACCAGGAGCTTTTAAGGCTGCAAGAAAAGTTAATTGAAAATCCAAGATTTATTAAACTAGGGTTTAGAGAGAAGGAAGGTTTTGTTGGCGAACAGGATATACGACATGGGACATTGTTACTTACGCATTTACCTGCCAAAGCCCAAGATATTGATCTATTGATGAATGGGCTTATAGAAACTGCGCGACGACTTGAAGGGGACGAGGCTTTCGACGCTGTTTTAGCAACTGCAATCGTCTCCTTTGGTTTCGTGTTTATTCATCCATTCAGCGATGGAAATGGTAGGATACACCGGTACTTACTTCATAATTTGTTATCTCGTAAAGGTTTTGTTCCCAAGGGCATAACATTCCCTATTTCTGCAACGATACTAGATAAAGCGCTTGAATACCAAGAAATTCTTCAACATTTTTCCTACCCGCGGATTTCAATAATTGACTGGAAGCCAACCTCAAACCATCACTTTAACATCGATAGTGAGACGATCGACCTTTACCGATATTTCGACGCTACATCTTATGCAGAATTTTTGTACGGCTGCGTAGATGAAACCTTAAATGTGAAATTCCCAAAAGAGGTAGACTATCTTGATAAATACGATCGTATGAAGCAATTCCTGGATGACTATTTTGAAATGCCGGACCAGTTGGTTGGTACGTTGATAAGGTTGTTGGACCAAGGTCAAGGCAAGCTTGGGGGGCATGCAAATAAAACGGATCTAGGCAAGTTGACGAAAGAAGAAGTACAAACGATAGAATTGAAATATGCAGAAATATTTGGTGACTAG
- a CDS encoding GNAT family N-acetyltransferase translates to MKTYVFRSTDEAKNFCLNIGIERSFIFSPMHQEIKSSVAILCFKKSGQICAVIIVYQATNEVGLWVRPEHRNKGLGSSVFAKGMNRLNKKRRIKYAYIDDRDDISARAMRRILCQNEFLPLIVGEDNGTCQLWSRLQ, encoded by the coding sequence ATGAAGACCTATGTTTTTAGATCAACGGATGAGGCGAAAAATTTCTGCCTAAATATTGGAATCGAACGATCCTTTATTTTTAGTCCGATGCATCAAGAGATTAAAAGTAGTGTGGCCATTTTGTGTTTCAAAAAGTCGGGTCAAATTTGTGCAGTAATAATTGTGTATCAGGCGACAAATGAAGTAGGGTTATGGGTTCGTCCTGAACATCGAAATAAAGGGCTTGGAAGCAGCGTATTTGCAAAGGGAATGAATCGACTAAATAAAAAACGTCGGATAAAATATGCCTACATTGATGACCGAGACGATATAAGTGCTCGTGCAATGCGAAGAATATTATGTCAAAATGAGTTTCTTCCATTAATAGTAGGAGAAGATAATGGAACATGTCAGCTTTGGAGTCGGCTGCAATAA
- a CDS encoding helix-turn-helix domain-containing protein: protein MTQEFHFTTLDQEQLSILIKDSIADALQDWQHSEMNKLQLPEFSTRKEVATLLRISLPTVDDYIKRGIIEAVRISGRVRIKDSEVRKALTAIKSQRYKRR from the coding sequence ATGACACAAGAATTTCATTTTACTACACTTGATCAGGAACAACTGAGCATTTTGATCAAAGACTCGATTGCTGACGCTTTGCAGGATTGGCAGCATTCTGAAATGAATAAACTGCAACTGCCTGAATTCTCCACGAGGAAGGAAGTTGCAACATTGCTACGTATTAGTTTACCGACTGTTGATGATTACATCAAGAGGGGCATAATCGAAGCTGTCCGCATTAGTGGAAGGGTAAGGATAAAAGATTCTGAGGTTAGAAAAGCCTTGACTGCGATTAAGTCTCAACGTTATAAACGGAGATGA
- a CDS encoding site-specific integrase: MKEASANYETLIYMIYRFNGQRLKYSTGEKVHPENWDKNLQRLGNNSNKQSRIAFKDSNSQLDRYEAKVIELRRSFELSRLELSPDLFKEKLDEEFKKDSRVSKTAVVVREDFLNFAQRFINEALSGERLVRRRNKKYVPITLKTHQTTLTNIREFIEYRGRSVDFDNIDLNFHKDFIRWLTNVKRYSSNSIGNQIKHIKAWMRAAHTEGLHTSRDYESDEFIKPKEETGAIYLSNAELDKLYLLDLSDNKKLDKVRDLFLIGCYTGLRYSDFTQLKIENISEDGKRLIVTTQKTQSKIYIPINLQVKAILQKYHPSIPGVISNQKMNEYLKELAVKAELNHKVETSITKGGQRIAKFLEKSKLISTHTARRSFATNAYLAGLSTIDIMRITGHKTETSFMKYIKITGEETAIRMGDHEHFNRSALQIAV, translated from the coding sequence TTGAAGGAAGCTTCTGCAAATTATGAAACCTTGATCTACATGATTTATCGTTTCAATGGCCAAAGGCTAAAGTACTCTACTGGCGAAAAGGTGCACCCGGAGAATTGGGACAAGAATCTTCAAAGACTAGGTAACAATAGTAACAAGCAAAGTCGGATAGCGTTTAAGGATTCAAACAGCCAACTTGATAGGTACGAAGCCAAGGTCATCGAGCTAAGACGAAGTTTTGAATTGTCCCGTTTGGAGCTATCACCTGATTTGTTCAAAGAAAAACTTGATGAAGAGTTTAAGAAAGATTCGCGGGTGAGTAAAACTGCGGTTGTTGTAAGGGAAGACTTCCTCAATTTTGCACAACGTTTTATCAATGAGGCACTATCAGGAGAGCGTTTAGTTCGAAGGCGAAATAAGAAGTATGTACCCATTACCTTAAAAACACATCAAACTACGCTGACAAATATCAGGGAGTTTATTGAATATCGTGGCAGATCTGTCGATTTTGATAACATTGATCTTAATTTTCACAAAGATTTTATTAGATGGTTAACCAATGTAAAAAGGTATTCAAGTAATAGTATAGGCAACCAGATCAAACATATTAAAGCTTGGATGAGAGCGGCGCATACAGAGGGTTTACATACCAGCCGGGATTATGAAAGTGACGAATTCATCAAGCCTAAGGAAGAAACAGGCGCAATATATTTAAGCAATGCAGAATTGGATAAGCTGTATTTACTGGATTTATCGGATAACAAAAAGCTTGACAAAGTTCGAGATCTATTCCTAATTGGGTGTTATACTGGATTACGATATTCAGATTTTACACAACTAAAAATTGAAAACATAAGTGAAGACGGTAAAAGACTGATTGTGACCACTCAAAAGACCCAATCTAAGATTTACATACCCATTAATCTTCAGGTTAAGGCAATTCTACAAAAATATCACCCCTCTATTCCAGGTGTTATTAGTAATCAAAAGATGAATGAATATCTTAAAGAACTTGCTGTTAAAGCTGAATTAAACCATAAAGTCGAAACTTCAATAACAAAAGGGGGCCAGCGAATCGCTAAATTTCTAGAAAAATCTAAGTTGATTTCAACTCATACTGCGAGGCGATCATTCGCTACAAATGCATACCTGGCGGGTTTATCGACCATTGATATAATGAGAATCACAGGCCATAAAACGGAAACCTCGTTTATGAAGTATATCAAAATTACTGGTGAGGAAACGGCGATTAGAATGGGAGACCACGAGCATTTCAATCGAAGTGCGCTTCAGATTGCAGTCTAG
- a CDS encoding SGNH/GDSL hydrolase family protein — MDQPYLKVNSRIVIFGDSLIAQTTGSATNYTAFQSTAFATYALLRINNSLFLPTNGNKGISGNTTTQMLARLGAAVSLNPALVIMDGGTNDAAGGASAATIISNLTYIHNAFKAIGAYVIIITIPPRFAPAALSPAAEIVRNTVNTFIKTLTSETTKAVNLDLVVNNAAFYADGLHFNPTGAYAASTPVTEALLDFIRPTNLADSFFADNSFTANPIMAGSTGTKNIATGTVATSWLLDASSAGGATVVGSKTMDNGLNQQVITISGSYTGNSKSVVLSQEFNTNGLAAGDVVEAFADIEILTTDSNILDFNMGVLVWTSGYVNLANAESILALDQIPSPLPAGGRYTFRTPPITIAAGVPAIVRQAVKVDLVDRASAIPIAASFKVHRIGVRKAV; from the coding sequence ATGGACCAACCTTATTTGAAGGTTAATTCCCGAATCGTGATCTTCGGAGATTCGCTTATTGCTCAAACCACCGGAAGCGCTACCAATTACACCGCCTTCCAGTCCACCGCATTTGCTACTTATGCGCTGCTTAGGATCAACAATTCCTTGTTTTTACCAACCAATGGCAACAAAGGGATTTCGGGAAACACAACCACGCAAATGCTTGCCAGACTGGGCGCGGCAGTATCCCTGAACCCCGCGCTGGTGATCATGGATGGCGGAACAAACGATGCCGCAGGCGGCGCAAGCGCCGCTACCATTATCAGCAACCTGACTTACATTCATAATGCATTCAAAGCAATAGGTGCTTACGTAATTATCATCACCATTCCGCCCCGGTTTGCTCCCGCTGCATTGAGCCCAGCTGCAGAAATTGTCAGGAATACGGTGAATACATTCATTAAGACATTGACCTCAGAGACAACAAAGGCTGTTAATCTCGATTTGGTTGTCAACAATGCTGCTTTTTATGCGGATGGTCTGCATTTCAATCCTACCGGCGCGTATGCGGCATCCACGCCTGTTACGGAGGCATTACTTGACTTTATCCGGCCAACCAATCTTGCGGACAGTTTTTTCGCGGACAACTCATTTACAGCGAATCCCATTATGGCCGGAAGCACCGGCACGAAAAACATTGCAACCGGGACCGTAGCAACCAGCTGGCTGCTTGACGCCAGCAGCGCGGGCGGCGCAACGGTTGTGGGCAGTAAAACAATGGACAACGGGCTCAATCAGCAAGTGATCACAATTTCGGGAAGTTATACGGGCAACTCAAAATCGGTCGTGTTATCTCAGGAGTTTAATACCAATGGCCTCGCGGCAGGCGATGTTGTGGAAGCATTTGCCGATATAGAAATTTTAACAACGGATTCAAATATTTTGGACTTCAATATGGGTGTGCTGGTTTGGACATCCGGCTATGTCAATCTGGCCAATGCCGAAAGCATTCTGGCGCTGGACCAGATTCCGTCTCCATTGCCAGCCGGAGGGCGGTATACATTCCGGACGCCGCCTATTACTATTGCTGCCGGAGTTCCTGCTATTGTGCGGCAAGCCGTTAAAGTGGACCTCGTTGACAGAGCGAGCGCCATACCCATTGCAGCGAGCTTTAAAGTCCATCGGATCGGGGTTCGGAAGGCAGTGTAG
- a CDS encoding TetR/AcrR family transcriptional regulator — MKIEKIKKRDRERTKSKILKAVGEVIEQHGTEKVGVNLIARTAGVNKVLIYRYFESVDGLMEQYVKSGEYTSTTGTEYIDNIPSLAPEERSKALTSLMHTFMNDLRERKATRDLLRWEIGTGKSMLSDARNQVATRILDKIGNLPNYSDTSALVSFLSAGIYFMTISTDYREKMIDVDLRSDEGWQRIAKVIEHIITDIRN, encoded by the coding sequence ATGAAAATTGAGAAAATTAAAAAGCGCGACCGAGAGCGGACAAAAAGTAAAATCCTCAAAGCAGTAGGCGAAGTAATCGAACAACATGGAACAGAAAAAGTAGGCGTAAATTTAATTGCACGAACGGCGGGCGTCAACAAGGTTTTGATTTACCGATATTTTGAAAGTGTCGACGGATTGATGGAACAATATGTAAAATCCGGTGAGTACACTTCCACTACCGGAACCGAATACATTGACAACATTCCATCCCTGGCACCCGAAGAACGCAGCAAAGCGCTTACCAGCCTGATGCACACTTTTATGAATGACCTAAGGGAACGGAAGGCCACCCGAGACCTTTTACGCTGGGAGATCGGCACCGGCAAATCAATGTTATCAGATGCGCGGAATCAGGTTGCCACGCGTATTCTGGACAAAATCGGCAACCTGCCCAATTACAGTGATACCAGCGCGCTCGTGTCGTTTCTTTCGGCTGGTATTTACTTTATGACCATTTCCACAGATTACCGTGAAAAAATGATCGACGTTGATCTGCGTTCCGATGAAGGCTGGCAACGCATTGCAAAAGTGATTGAACACATTATTACCGACATCCGCAATTAA
- a CDS encoding lipopolysaccharide biosynthesis protein, with protein sequence MSVLKKLASETAIYGISTMLGRFLNYLLVALHTKLFEPEQIAAQGQLYAYAGLGMVLYTFGMETAFFRFARQETDRKAYYDLILSAVIIISVFFSGLLFIFAGPAAEFIKYPESVSLVRMFAVIMAIDGIVAIPFARLRLEGKGKKFVVVRVANIAINIFLNLFFLVVCRDIHAGKYLLSFQPAIDAIYDPLRAPDYIVMANLVANLLFFWMLRKEFADFRFVFNKTLFRPVWIYAYPIMIMNAGGVLNMLFDRAFIQFLLPENFYPGRTSKQAIGIYVQCYKLSIFMNLAIQSFKYAAEPFFFSKGEDKNAPPVFANVTKYFIIICVLMWVGICLNLDLLAALFLKQKIYHEGLPVVPWLLAGYLFLGVYYNLATWFKLTDKTEYGTWLTLMGAAITIATSFILVPQIGYMGFAIAFATSSFIMVALCYYFGQKYYPVPYNVLSAVGYIGIGGLVITASTFVKIPDLYIAVPVHMLVLAIFAVVVFFIERKNIPFLNRR encoded by the coding sequence ATGAGCGTCTTAAAAAAATTAGCCAGTGAAACCGCTATTTACGGCATCAGCACGATGCTGGGCCGATTTCTGAATTACCTGCTGGTTGCATTACACACCAAACTTTTTGAACCGGAACAAATTGCCGCCCAGGGCCAGCTTTATGCTTACGCGGGCCTCGGAATGGTGCTTTACACATTCGGAATGGAGACGGCCTTTTTCCGGTTCGCACGACAAGAAACGGACCGGAAGGCTTATTATGACCTGATCCTCAGCGCTGTAATCATTATCAGCGTATTTTTCTCGGGCCTGCTGTTCATCTTTGCCGGCCCTGCCGCGGAGTTTATTAAATACCCGGAAAGCGTTTCGCTTGTGCGAATGTTCGCTGTGATTATGGCGATTGACGGCATCGTGGCGATCCCTTTTGCACGTTTGCGGCTGGAAGGGAAAGGGAAGAAGTTTGTTGTTGTGCGTGTTGCCAACATTGCGATCAATATCTTTTTAAACTTGTTTTTCCTCGTCGTTTGCAGGGACATTCATGCTGGAAAATATCTGCTTTCTTTCCAACCGGCCATTGACGCAATTTACGATCCATTGCGTGCCCCCGACTACATCGTCATGGCCAACCTGGTTGCCAATCTGCTGTTTTTCTGGATGTTAAGGAAGGAGTTTGCCGATTTTAGATTCGTATTCAACAAAACATTGTTCCGCCCCGTATGGATTTATGCTTACCCGATCATGATCATGAATGCGGGCGGTGTGCTGAATATGTTGTTTGACAGGGCATTTATTCAATTCCTGTTACCCGAGAATTTTTATCCTGGACGAACTTCCAAGCAGGCGATCGGGATCTATGTGCAATGTTACAAGTTGTCGATCTTTATGAATCTGGCGATCCAGTCATTTAAATATGCTGCGGAGCCGTTTTTCTTTTCAAAGGGTGAAGACAAGAATGCGCCGCCGGTGTTTGCTAACGTGACCAAATACTTCATCATTATCTGCGTGCTCATGTGGGTGGGCATATGCCTGAATCTCGACTTGCTGGCAGCATTGTTTTTGAAACAAAAAATCTATCATGAAGGGTTGCCCGTTGTGCCTTGGCTGCTGGCTGGTTATCTGTTCCTGGGCGTTTATTATAATCTGGCGACGTGGTTTAAACTTACCGACAAGACAGAATACGGAACCTGGCTTACATTAATGGGCGCTGCGATCACCATTGCCACGAGTTTTATTCTGGTGCCGCAAATTGGCTATATGGGTTTCGCCATCGCATTTGCGACCTCGTCCTTTATCATGGTCGCATTATGTTATTATTTTGGTCAAAAATATTATCCTGTTCCTTATAATGTACTTTCTGCCGTGGGCTACATTGGCATTGGCGGGCTGGTAATCACGGCTTCAACATTTGTCAAGATCCCTGACCTGTACATTGCAGTCCCCGTGCATATGCTCGTACTGGCGATATTTGCGGTGGTTGTCTTCTTTATTGAACGAAAGAACATTCCTTTTTTAAACAGGCGTTAG
- a CDS encoding ABC transporter ATP-binding protein, translating into MIDVTDISKAFNGKEVLKGISASFKKGETNLIIGGSGTGKSVLLKCMIGLVKPDKGNVLYNGRDFYNCDKETQQSIRREMGVLFQGGALFDSKTVEENVRFPLDMLTDQSVQEKQERVAFCLQRVGLEAAAKRMPSEISGGMKKRVGIARAIVMNPMYLFCDEPNSGLDPLTSVKIDELIKEITEEYQITTIIITHDMNSVMEIGQNIMFLYQGDKLWEGVNSEIIRTDVPELKEFLFSNKLLREMEK; encoded by the coding sequence ATGATTGACGTAACTGATATATCCAAAGCATTTAATGGTAAGGAAGTTTTAAAAGGCATTAGTGCATCATTTAAAAAAGGAGAAACCAATCTGATCATCGGCGGCAGCGGAACCGGGAAAAGTGTTTTGCTCAAATGCATGATCGGCCTTGTGAAGCCGGATAAAGGCAATGTGCTCTATAATGGCCGCGATTTTTACAATTGTGATAAAGAAACGCAGCAATCGATCCGGCGCGAAATGGGCGTTCTGTTTCAGGGAGGAGCGCTTTTTGATTCCAAAACCGTTGAAGAAAATGTGCGGTTTCCGCTGGATATGCTTACGGATCAATCCGTTCAGGAAAAGCAGGAGCGCGTTGCATTCTGTTTGCAACGTGTAGGACTGGAAGCGGCTGCTAAAAGAATGCCTTCCGAAATTAGCGGCGGGATGAAAAAGCGCGTGGGGATCGCCAGGGCCATTGTCATGAACCCGATGTATCTTTTTTGCGACGAACCCAACTCCGGGCTGGACCCGCTGACTTCCGTAAAAATCGATGAATTGATCAAAGAAATCACCGAAGAATATCAGATCACAACGATCATTATCACCCACGATATGAATTCCGTGATGGAAATCGGGCAGAACATTATGTTCCTTTACCAGGGAGATAAACTTTGGGAAGGAGTTAATTCTGAGATCATTAGAACGGATGTTCCCGAATTAAAGGAATTTTTGTTTTCCAATAAGCTGCTCCGTGAAATGGAAAAATAG
- a CDS encoding MlaE family ABC transporter permease — protein MSVIGKYFIFLGTLFGKGEKLSVYWRRLMEECVGIGVSSIFIVAIVSTFIGAVSCIQTAYNLVSPIIPISTVALIVRDMEILELAPTITCIVLAGKVGSNIASELGTMRITEQIDALEVMGINSSSYLVLPKVVAAMLTFPMLVIFSAFLGIMGGYLAGTLTGVITERDYLYGIRDSFVPYNIFFMCVKPFVFGFLIATISSFKGFFTEGGALEVGRSSTEAVTNSCISILVADYLLAQLLL, from the coding sequence ATGTCTGTAATCGGGAAATACTTCATTTTTTTAGGAACGCTATTCGGAAAGGGTGAAAAACTATCGGTGTACTGGCGGCGGCTTATGGAGGAATGTGTGGGAATCGGGGTGAGCTCTATATTCATTGTGGCCATCGTTTCTACATTCATAGGGGCGGTTTCCTGCATCCAAACGGCCTACAACCTAGTCAGCCCGATCATTCCCATTTCAACGGTGGCGCTTATCGTCCGGGATATGGAGATCCTGGAACTTGCGCCTACCATTACTTGCATTGTGCTTGCCGGAAAAGTCGGTTCCAACATTGCCAGTGAGCTGGGAACCATGCGCATTACCGAGCAAATCGACGCCCTGGAAGTAATGGGGATCAATTCGTCTTCTTATCTCGTGCTTCCTAAAGTCGTGGCAGCAATGCTGACTTTCCCTATGCTGGTCATTTTTTCTGCGTTTCTCGGGATTATGGGTGGCTATCTGGCGGGGACATTAACCGGCGTGATCACCGAACGGGATTATTTATACGGAATCCGGGATTCATTTGTGCCTTACAACATTTTCTTTATGTGTGTAAAACCATTTGTTTTTGGCTTCCTGATTGCAACAATATCTTCGTTTAAGGGATTTTTTACCGAAGGCGGTGCGTTGGAAGTGGGTAGGTCGAGCACGGAAGCAGTAACCAACAGCTGTATCTCCATTTTGGTTGCCGATTATCTTTTAGCTCAGCTTTTATTGTAA
- a CDS encoding SDR family oxidoreductase, which yields MNPLAVVTGGTKGIGKACIERFLSEGFDVITCARNADDLEALEKELSNRFTQAKLYYQVADLSLRADLDTFIDFIISKNAFAEVLINNTGVFIPGQIHNETEGTLEKTMETNLYSAYHLTRAIIPGMIEKRKGHIFTMCSTASIMAYPNGGSYCISKFALYGMTKVLREEMKPHNVKVTAVLPGATFTDSWKGTDLPEDRFMDSKDIADTIWAAYTLSPRAVMEEILIRPQLGDLD from the coding sequence ATGAATCCATTAGCGGTTGTTACCGGAGGGACGAAAGGGATCGGAAAGGCATGCATCGAAAGATTTTTGAGTGAAGGTTTCGATGTAATCACTTGTGCAAGAAATGCTGATGATCTTGAAGCGCTGGAAAAGGAATTGAGCAACCGGTTTACCCAGGCAAAGCTATATTATCAGGTCGCCGATCTTTCGCTACGAGCGGATCTTGACACATTTATAGATTTTATCATTTCAAAAAACGCATTTGCAGAGGTCCTTATTAACAACACCGGCGTATTTATTCCGGGCCAGATCCACAATGAAACGGAAGGCACTTTGGAAAAAACAATGGAGACCAATCTTTACAGCGCCTATCATCTTACTCGGGCCATTATTCCCGGAATGATTGAAAAACGCAAAGGGCATATTTTCACTATGTGCTCCACAGCCAGCATTATGGCCTATCCGAATGGCGGTTCTTATTGCATTTCTAAATTTGCGTTGTACGGAATGACCAAAGTCTTGCGGGAAGAAATGAAGCCGCACAATGTCAAAGTGACTGCTGTGCTACCCGGAGCAACATTTACAGACAGCTGGAAAGGCACAGATCTGCCCGAAGACCGGTTTATGGATTCCAAAGATATTGCGGACACCATCTGGGCCGCATATACATTATCTCCAAGGGCAGTGATGGAAGAGATATTGATCAGGCCGCAGCTCGGAGATTTAGATTGA